In Carya illinoinensis cultivar Pawnee chromosome 6, C.illinoinensisPawnee_v1, whole genome shotgun sequence, a single genomic region encodes these proteins:
- the LOC122314483 gene encoding probable 3-beta-hydroxysteroid-Delta(8),Delta(7)-isomerase isoform X2 has product MEGSFQEHPYVPRDLKLPGFVPLSLSQSTIVGVYGISSLLVVSLVWLFSGRSLKNSNIDRWLMCWWAFTGLTHIILEGYFAFSPEFYQDKTANYLAEVWKEYSKGDSRYAARDAGTVVVEGLTAVFEGPASLLAVYAIATRKSYSYILQFAISLGQLYGTAVYFLTAYLEGDNFAASPYYYYAYYIGANASWVVIPTLISIRCWKKICAAIQVQGQKKTKAR; this is encoded by the exons ATGGAGGGATCGTTTCAGGAGCATCCATACGTACCCAGAGATCTAAAGCTTCCTGGTTTCGTGCCTCTTTCACTCTCTCAGTCCACCATTGTTGGCGTATATGGCATCTCTTCCCTGCTCGTCGTCTCTCTCGTCTGGCTTTTCTCCG GGAGATCGCTCAAAAATTCCAATATTGACCGATGGCTAATGTGCTGGTGGGCTTTCACAGGCCTAACCCATATCATTCTTGAGGGTTATTTTGCTTTCTCTCCTGAGTTTTACCAGGACAAAACTGCTAATTACCTGGCCGAAGTCT GGAAAGAATACAGCAAAGGCGATTCAAGATATGCAGCAAGGGATGCAGGAACCGTTGTTGTTGAAGGTCTAACTGCAGTTTTTGAGGGTCCAGCTAGCCTTTTAGCAGt GTATGCAATAGCTACAAGAAAGTCATATAGCTATATACTACAGTTCGCCATTTCTCTGGGCCAGCTTTATGGAACTGCTGTATATTTCCTAACTGCTTATTTGGAAGGTGATAACTTTGCTGCAAGCCCATATTACTACTATGCATACTATATTGGAGCGAATGCCTCATGGGTTGTGATACCCACACTCATTTCCATCCGCTGTTGGAAGAAGATCTGTGCCGCAATCCAGGTCCAAGgccagaaaaaaacaaaagcccGCTGA
- the LOC122314483 gene encoding probable 3-beta-hydroxysteroid-Delta(8),Delta(7)-isomerase isoform X1 — translation MEGSFQEHPYVPRDLKLPGFVPLSLSQSTIVGVYGISSLLVVSLVWLFSENLDVILSDLYFYFLASYGFASTILNYGRSLKNSNIDRWLMCWWAFTGLTHIILEGYFAFSPEFYQDKTANYLAEVWKEYSKGDSRYAARDAGTVVVEGLTAVFEGPASLLAVYAIATRKSYSYILQFAISLGQLYGTAVYFLTAYLEGDNFAASPYYYYAYYIGANASWVVIPTLISIRCWKKICAAIQVQGQKKTKAR, via the exons ATGGAGGGATCGTTTCAGGAGCATCCATACGTACCCAGAGATCTAAAGCTTCCTGGTTTCGTGCCTCTTTCACTCTCTCAGTCCACCATTGTTGGCGTATATGGCATCTCTTCCCTGCTCGTCGTCTCTCTCGTCTGGCTTTTCTCCG AGAATTTGGACGTGATTTTATCAGATCTCTATTTCTACTTCTTAGCATCATACGGCTTTGCAAGTACAATACTGAACTATG GGAGATCGCTCAAAAATTCCAATATTGACCGATGGCTAATGTGCTGGTGGGCTTTCACAGGCCTAACCCATATCATTCTTGAGGGTTATTTTGCTTTCTCTCCTGAGTTTTACCAGGACAAAACTGCTAATTACCTGGCCGAAGTCT GGAAAGAATACAGCAAAGGCGATTCAAGATATGCAGCAAGGGATGCAGGAACCGTTGTTGTTGAAGGTCTAACTGCAGTTTTTGAGGGTCCAGCTAGCCTTTTAGCAGt GTATGCAATAGCTACAAGAAAGTCATATAGCTATATACTACAGTTCGCCATTTCTCTGGGCCAGCTTTATGGAACTGCTGTATATTTCCTAACTGCTTATTTGGAAGGTGATAACTTTGCTGCAAGCCCATATTACTACTATGCATACTATATTGGAGCGAATGCCTCATGGGTTGTGATACCCACACTCATTTCCATCCGCTGTTGGAAGAAGATCTGTGCCGCAATCCAGGTCCAAGgccagaaaaaaacaaaagcccGCTGA